One genomic region from Branchiostoma lanceolatum isolate klBraLanc5 chromosome 7, klBraLanc5.hap2, whole genome shotgun sequence encodes:
- the LOC136438767 gene encoding uncharacterized protein KIAA1143 homolog isoform X2, with amino-acid sequence MAGRGRHGVSFSKPSEPSFIRQFKERVGYKEGPDINTKKAAEKPSEEEEEDVRDDREDEKPTVVVLGTGDLTQEEADRWGEEKEKKDEETAIAEGKITFKKPVKRSAEEKSNLDASTSTKKRKDDKSDKKSKMKKVKNSSLLSFGDDEEEEDG; translated from the exons ATGGCTGGACGCGGACGTCATGGGGTGTCATTTTCTAAACCCTCCGAACCGAGCTTCATCAGGCAGTTCAAGGAACGCGTCGGATACAAGGAGGGACCAGACATCAACACAAAA AAAGCAGCAGAGAAACCatcagaagaagaggaggaggatgtaAGGGATGACAGAGAGGATGAGAAGCCGACAGTCGTGGTGCTGGGGACAGGAGATCTCACCCAGGAGGAGGCTGACAGATGGGGAGAggaaaaggaaaagaaggatGAAG AAACAGCGATAGCGGAGGGCAAAATTACCTTCAAGAAGCCTGTAAAGAGGTCAGCGGAGGAGAAGTCAAACTTAGACGCCAGCACTTCAACGAAGAAGAGGAAAGACGACAAGTCTGACAAGAAGAGTAAAATGAAGAAAGTGAAAAATTCTAGTTTGTTATCTTTTGgggatgatgaagaagaagaggatggCTGA
- the LOC136438767 gene encoding uncharacterized protein KIAA1143 homolog isoform X1, which yields MGCHFLNPPNRASSGSSRNASDTRRDQTSTQKCVTPLPHNLQKYCEKAAEKPSEEEEEDVRDDREDEKPTVVVLGTGDLTQEEADRWGEEKEKKDEETAIAEGKITFKKPVKRSAEEKSNLDASTSTKKRKDDKSDKKSKMKKVKNSSLLSFGDDEEEEDG from the exons ATGGGGTGTCATTTTCTAAACCCTCCGAACCGAGCTTCATCAGGCAGTTCAAGGAACGCGTCGGATACAAGGAGGGACCAGACATCAACACAAAAGTGtgtaacccccctcccccataactTGCAAAAGTATTGCGAG AAAGCAGCAGAGAAACCatcagaagaagaggaggaggatgtaAGGGATGACAGAGAGGATGAGAAGCCGACAGTCGTGGTGCTGGGGACAGGAGATCTCACCCAGGAGGAGGCTGACAGATGGGGAGAggaaaaggaaaagaaggatGAAG AAACAGCGATAGCGGAGGGCAAAATTACCTTCAAGAAGCCTGTAAAGAGGTCAGCGGAGGAGAAGTCAAACTTAGACGCCAGCACTTCAACGAAGAAGAGGAAAGACGACAAGTCTGACAAGAAGAGTAAAATGAAGAAAGTGAAAAATTCTAGTTTGTTATCTTTTGgggatgatgaagaagaagaggatggCTGA
- the LOC136438762 gene encoding kinesin-like protein KIF15, producing the protein MAPTTDGKAGVTSTEEDSIKVYVRVRPPDEPDNSYEQSMCLAVQAPNVIVMDCKPDPRRYTFDHVAAINTTQEAVFGAVGKKIIESCVGGYNGTIFAYGQTGSGKTFTMLGPLEDCCDFRHELRGVIPRSFEYLFNLISREQEKRGDAVEFVTRCSFLEIYNEQIFDLLDTASTGLHLRENIKKGVFVDGLIEQNVTSAIEAHQVLSAGWVNRRVASTSMNRESSRSHAVFTLTIESKEKKGGVMNIRSSQLNLVDLAGSERQKDTHSAGVRLKEAGSINKSLSALGNVIMALVDIAHGKTRHVPYRDSKLSFLLRDSLGGNAKTYIIANVHPGSKCFGETLSTLNFARRAKMIKNKAVVNEDLHGNVSQLQAEIKKLKEELADCKAGGVPQSGASAEGNGSAVDGKYRKWFCDAMFLRTKAGEEQKAKEDKIHQLEDLCKKKEKFVQSSKMIIKLRESHISRLEKSGAGTLGETEKDQTIVDLRQEIELLKDQVSHHPEVTRLAMENHGLRKKLKEMRTPEYLSNKAYSAQQVMELENSFKELMAKEDGGAPAVDRRASLTAAGTPLAAETVATATMEKLKSKVQKLQEELDVTKENLQQMEASWEKKQLELESELASYKTSTQELEKVLEACQVRNRINRTTMNDIHMETIKNLTPSKRALYHLRTRVVPQPIPFDLEGEAGEERGEDIDDVLPPPEMIQQCAEALHDEIRQLQDVNNSLTRDLEARETELLKLKQCSAKYEHQVEQLNQRVSTKETKLSELTTERAKLQGQIKELTDNNSVLNDEVSDLRVVLSSADRELSDAKQKREELQAKHNSQLAELEAKIVGLSGELSTTRQDMDHVEEEKMQLQDMLDSREQELQFLKHQQQEKEALLHHQKSLSTQLEKDKQSLTEQLENQKAENKTLQARLVQEMTEQEELTRVNQDLATLKNQHEGLVTQYQEKVSELCDVGKELEQARGSVQTLQKRQAEDKEALSSLMSTVQDLRQQVHDKTSQLVTVESELAESRQAITTAESVREEQLQTIATLQEETTELQLKVEREKSSQECEISMLREDLSYTTEQYSQLTEELDKQNQQLAASQSQAEEATRKMLEIQNVLTDKENELRDAKRQFEEKLREVEQQAIIEISPESPERTELKALMDRQNEELDKLRADNATVMGQVEQYETARKLKNEEISALKIEKENLKAERDVLATTLQGLEYKLEANREEAEQKDAFYKFELDHLKRNMASQKSALEEAIKTKEESVLLTMQLQQDLDDLKDKQNTQEESTALMRQELERVQILEAKHFDEKESLRSHLEETMEEKSRISKELKKIEAKCEQLSMENTKLVGHQNPHQKIQLHVAIKKENNELKEEIGKLRKQLWQKNNQLTQREADAGRTRHKSADAGSHGRNKENTHLGPQNVVV; encoded by the exons ATGGCGCCGACGACTG ATGGCAAGGCAGGAGTGACAAG TACTGAGGAAGACTCGATCAAGGTGTACGTCCGCGTACGGCCTCCAGATGAACCGGACAACAGTTACGAACAGAGCATGTGCCTGGCGGTACAGGCTCCCAACGTCATCGTCATGGACTGTAAGCCTGACCCCAGGAGATACACTTTTGACCATGTGGCTGCCATCAATACAACACAG GAAGCAGTCTTTGGTGCAGTGGGCAAGAAAATCATCGAAAGTTGTGTTGGTGGCTACAATGGCACAATATTTGCATA TGGCCAGACAGGATCTGGAAAGACTTTTACCATGTTGG GACCACTGGAGGATTGTTGCGATTTCCGCCATGAGCTACGGGGTGTCATACCCCGCAGCTTTGAGTATTTGTTCAATCTAATTAGCAGGGAGCAGGAAAAG CGTGGTGATGCCGTGGAGTTTGTGACGCGGTGTTCGTTCCTGGAGATCTACAACGAGCAGATCTTCGACCTGTTGGACACGGCGTCCACGGGACTGCACCTGCGCGAGAACATCAAGAAGGGAGTTTTCGTCGATGGGCTGATCGAACAGAACGTCACAAGTGCAATCGAGGCCCACCAG GTCCTGTCTGCAGGGTGGGTGAATCGCAGAGTTGCTTCTACGTCGATGAACAGGGAGTCGTCACGCAGCCATGCCGTTTTTACCCTGACTATAGAATCcaag GAGAAGAAGGGAGGTGTGATGAACATCCGTTCCTCCCAGCTGAATCTCGTGGATCTGGCCGGCAGTGAGAGACAGAAGGACACACATTCAGCAGGAGTCCGACTCAAG GAAGCAGGTAGTATCAACAAGTCTCTCAGTGCTCTGGGGAACGTCATCATGGCCTTGGTGGACATCGCCCACGGGAAGACACGCCACGTGCCGTACAGGGACTCCAAACTCTCCTTCCTTCTGAGG GATTCTCTCGGAGGCAATGCAAAGACCTATATCATCGCAAATGTTCACCCGGGCTCCAA GTGTTTTGGAGAAACCTTGTCGACCCTGAACTTTGCTCGTCGGGCGAAGATGATCAAGAACAAGGCAGTTGTAAACGAGGACCTCCACGGCAATGTCTCCCAGCTACAGGCTGAGATCAAGAAGCTGAAAGAAGAACTGGCAGACTGCAAGGCAGGGGGTGTACCACAATCTGGGGCATCAG CAGAGGGAAACGGCAGTGCTGTAGACGGCAAGTACAGGAAATGGTTCTGTGATGCAATGTTCCTTAGGACCAAGGCCGGAGAAGAACAGAAG GCAAAGGAAGACAAGATCCATCAACTTGAAGATCTCTGTAAGAAGAAGGAGAAGTTTGTCCAGTCCAGTAAGATGATCATCAAGCTGCGAGAAAGCCACATCAGTCGTCTGGAGAAGAGCGGGGCAGGAACGCTGGGAGAAACTGAGAAGGACCAAACCATTGTGGACCTTCGCCAGGAG ATCGAGCTTCTGAAGGACCAGGTGTCCCACCACCCGGAGGTGACGCGCCTCGCCATGGAGAACCACGGGCTGCGGAAGAAGCTGAAGGAGATGCGCACCCCGGAGTACCTGAGCAACAAGGCCTACAGCGCACAGCAGGTCATGGAGCTGGAGAACAGCTTCAAGGAGCTCATGGCAAAGGAGGACG GAGGCGCCCCAGCTGTGGACCGTAGGGCCAGCCTGACTGCTGCGGGCACACCGCTCGCTGCAGAGACAGTTGCCACGGCAACCATGGAGAAACTGAAGTCGAAGGTGCAAAAACTGCAGGAGGAGTTGGATGTG ACGAAGGAGAACCTGCAGCAGATGGAAGCGTCCTGGGAGAAGAAGCAGCTTGAGTTAGAGTCTGAGCTGGCCTCGTACAAGACCTCCACTCAAGAGCTGGAGAAGGTTCTGGAGGCGTGTCAGGTCCGCAACCGGATCAACAGGACCACCATGAACGACATCCACATGGAAACAATCAAG AACCTGACTCCCAGTAAGAGGGCCCTGTACCACCTCAGGACCAGGGTGGTCCCACAGCCCATACCATTTGACCTGGAGGGGGAGGCAGGTGAGGAGAGAGGCGAGGACATTGACGATGTTCTCCCTCCCCCGGAAATGATCCAGCAGTGTGCCGAGGCCTTACACGACGAGATCAGGCAACTGCAG GATGTCAACAACAGCCTGACCCGTGATCTCGAGGCACGAGAGACAGAGTTGTTAAAATTGAAGCAATGCAGTGCCAAGTATGAACACCAGGTGGAGCAGTTGAACCAG CGTGTGTCAACCAAGGAGACCAAACTGTCTGAACTGACCACTGAAAGGGCGAAACTCCAAGGGCAGATCAAGGAGCTGACAGACAATAACTCAG TCCTAAACGATGAGGTGTCAGACCTCCGTGTGGTGCTGTCATCAGCTGACCGGGAACTGAGCGACGCCAAGCAGAAAAGGGAGGAACTGCAGGCCAAACACAACTCCCAGCTGGCAGAGTTAGAAGCTAAG ATTGTTGGCCTGAGCGGAGAGCTGTCAACAACCCGACAGGACATGGACCACGTGGAGGAGGAGAAGATGCAGCTGCAGGACATGCTGGACAGCCGGGAGCAGGAGCTGCAGTTCCTCAAGCATCAGCAGCAGGAGAAGGAGGCGCTGCTGCACCACCAGAAGAGCCTCAGCACTCAGCTGGAAAAGGATAAACAG TCCCTCACAGAACAGCTAGAGAACCAGAAAGCTGAGAACAAGACCCTCCAAGCCAGGCTGGTGCAGGAGATGACAGAACAGGAGGAGCTGACCAGGGTGAACCAGGACCTGGCCACACTGAAGAACCAGCATGAGGGGCTGGTCACACAGTACCAGGAGAAGGTGTCCGAACTGTGCGACGTCGGGAAAGAGCTGGAGCAGGCCAGGGGAAGCGTACAGACACTTCAGAAGCGGCAAGCTGAGGACAAG GAAGCCCTCTCCAGCCTGATGTCCACAGTACAGGACCTGAGGCAGCAGGTACACGACAAGACCAGCCAGCTGGTCACGGTGGAGTCGGAACTGGCCGAGAGCCGACAGGCCATCACGACGGCGGAGTCTGTCCGCGAGGAACAGCTGCAGACCATCGCGACGCTGCAGGAGGAAACAACCGAGTTGCAGCTGAAAGTGGAGAGGGAGAAGAGCTCTCAGGAGTGTGAG ATCAGCATGTTGCGTGAGGACCTGTCCTACACCACAGAGCAGTACTCCCAGCTGACGGAGGAACTGGACAAACAGAACCAGCAGCTGGCGGCCTCTCAGAGCCAGGCTGAAGAAGCCACCAGGAAAATGCTGGAGATACAGAATGTG CTTACTGACAAAGAGAATGAGCTCCGAGATGCAAAGAGACAATTTGAAGAGAAGCTTCGTGAAGTGGAGCAACAGGCCATCATTGAG ATATCTCCAGAGTCCCCCGAGCGGACAGAGCTGAAGGCTCTCATGGACAGACAGAATGAGGAGCTGGACAAGCTACGCGCCGACAACGCCACGGTCATGGGACAAGTTGAGCAGTACGAGACAGCTCGTAAGCTGAAGAACGAAGAAATCAGTGCACTGAAG attgaaaaaGAGAACCTGAAAGCGGAGAGAGACGTTCTGGCTACCACACTGCAGGGACTGGAGTATAAACTAGAGGCCAACAGGGAAGAAGCAGAGCAAAA GGACGCATTTTACAAGTTTGAGTTGGACCACCTGAAAAGGAATATGGCCAGTCAGAAATCAGCACTGGAAGAGGCCATTAAGACAAAG GAGGAGTCTGTTCTGCTTACAATGCAGCTGCAGCAAGA CCTTGACGACTTAAAGGACAAACAGAACACGCAGGAGGAGAGCACTGCACTGATGAGACAAGAGCTAGAGAG GGTTCAGATCCTGGAGGCCAAGCATTTTGACGAAAAGGAGTCCCTGAGATCTCACTTGGAAGAGACTATGGAGGAAAAGAGCAGGATCAGCAAG GAGTTGAAAAAGATTGAGGCGAAATGCGAGCAGTTGTCCATGGAGAACACCAAACTTGTGGGCCATCAGAACCCTCACCAGAAGATCCAACTCCACGTGGCCATCAAGAAGGAAAACAATGAACTGAAGGAG GAAATCGGCAAGCTGCGAAAACAACTGTGGCAGAAGAACAACCAGCTGACCCAGCGGGAAGCGGACGCTGGCAGGACCCGCCACAAGTCTGCTGACGCCGGCAGCCACGGTCGCAACAAGGAGAACACCCACCTCGGCCCACAGAACGTCGTCGTATGA
- the LOC136438766 gene encoding uncharacterized protein: MALQPNPVYQTEHVLPKVIVPKAAKGNKKNASEDIVRELNEALMQTSVTEHGRHPYRYGIASVNFKGDTKGAGNANLRKLLLSQLQGQTHVSIVFVQECPWADATKQLQLENKFCYTGVANEAGILWNSELFEVERLDSYKLIGDKYPNLIQHRGRTCICKFTLKPEPEQHTASSNVALERTANVSDFIAISWHGPHKCIDAEKQLIFRDLLSFVQTLTDSKNGQTACIIGGDFNFSIDKAHKNIDDSPGLAVAASYGSETIDYFIFTSDMINVLHAQQLSLNYDTGSVYTTQDRDRARAEACKTAANKIIDHSPIFAVLDLGSPSPFSSPRKSKAGQNSRK; this comes from the coding sequence ATGGCTCTACAACCAAATCCAGTGTACCAGACAGAACATGTCTTGCCTAAAGTTATCGTCCCAAAAGCGGCAAAAGGCAACAAGAAGAAtgcaagcgaggacattgtacgagaACTGAACGAGGCTTTAATGCAAACATCCGTCACAGAGCACGGGCGCCATCCCTACAGATACGGCATCGCTTCCGTCAACTTCAAGGGGGACACGAAAGGCGCCGGGAATGCAAATTTACGTAAGCTTCTTCTCAGTCAACTTCAGGGGCAGACACACGTATCTATTGTCTTTGTACAAGAGTGTCCGTGGGCAGATGCCACAAAACAGCTTCAATTGGAGAACAAGTTCTGCTACACAGGAGTCGCCAATGAAGCGGGGATTCTCTGGAATAGCGAGCTATTTGAAGTGGAACGCTTAGACTCGTACAAGCTGATTGGAGACAAGTACCCGAATCTAATCCAACACCGTGGTCGAACATGTATCTGCAAGTTCACGCTtaaacctgaacctgaacagcACACAGCAAGTAGCAACGTCGCACTAGAGAGGACGGCAAATGTATCCGACTTCATAGCCATATCCTGGCACGGACCACACAAATGTATTGACGCAGAAAAGCAGCTGATATTCCGAGACCTTCTCAGCTTTGTTCAGACCCTCACGGACAGCAAGAATGGGCAGACGGCATGCATTATCGGTGGCGATTTTAACTTCAGTATTGACAAGGCGCACAAGAATATTGACGATTCCCCCGGGCTGGCCGTTGCTGCGTCTTACGGATCAGAAACAATTGACTACTTCATCTTCACCTCCGACATGATAAATGTTCTGCATGCTCAGCAGTTGTCTTTGAACTACGACACCGGGAGTGTGTATACAACACAGGATAGAGACAGGGCCAGAGCGGAGGCATGTAAGACGGCTGCCAACAAGATCATCGATCACAGTCCGATATTCGCCGTGCTAGACCTTGGAAGCCCGTCGCCATTTTCCTCTCCACGCAAGAGTAAAGCCGGGCAAAACTCAAGAAAAtaa
- the LOC136438765 gene encoding testis-expressed protein 9-like isoform X1 has protein sequence MSSSRAGSRTNMNKRPPSSKDNNSRPGTAKKSSSDLLSKEEEYLRLNAELEARTATLVQEAEEVLRGQNSLLSRVSTIDLDDDLENYGREASPDPVHASIEPQEEQVVRPKVRPTSNHTKQRNKSRASRPRSKAELAAEDVAVPDEVSDFSLTETITKLEGEVESGRTLNDMDDVLPSAAQEMGAEAQIRFLKAKLRVMQEEVDRLGHECTKRGDENSTLVTRIKDLEEERGRLTRTTQTQQSQMEKFKKLSEDVKKKSDGLEQQLASLRKELETLKRQQKQADTNHGATEVRLNRALEEAEKYKLQLQKAKSSSKDVTEQERRRVEQLQQENKRLEKQKNELMAGFKKQLKLIDILKRQKMHVEAAKMLSFTEEEFVKALEWGN, from the exons ATGAGTTCCAGTCGTGCAGGGAGTAGAACGAACATGAACAAGAGACCGCCGTCGAGCAAGGACAACAACTCTAGACCTGGGACAGCTAAG AAGTCATCCAGTGACCTCCTGAGTAAGGAAGAGGAGTATCTTCGCCTGAACGCGGAGCTGGAGGCGCGGACGGCCACGTTGGTCCAGGAGGCGGAGGAGGTCCTGCGGGGACAGAACAGTCTGCTGTCCAGGGTCTCCACTATCGACCTGGACGACGACTTAGAAAACTATGG GAGAGAAGCCTCTCCAGACCCTGTGCATGCAAGTATAGAGCCTCAAGAGGAGCAAGTGGTCAGACCTAAAGTCAGACCAACATCCAACCACACCAAACAGAGGAACAAGTCAAGAGCCTCCAG ACCCAGGTCCAAAGCAGAGCTAGCAGCCGAGGATGTAGCAGTGCCTGATGAGGTGTCAGACTTCTCCCTCACAGAGACCATCACTAAACTGGAGGGTGAGGTGGAGTCAGGGAGAACCCTGAACGACATGGACGATGTTCTACCTTCAGCTGCACAGGAGATGGGGGCAG AGGCCCAGATAAGGTTCCTGAAAGCCAAGCTGCGTGTGATGCAGGAGGAAGTGGACAGACTGGGACATGAATGCACCAAGAGGGGAGACGAGAACTCTACACTGGTCACCAGAATCAAAG ACCTTGAAGAGGAACGTGGTCGTCTGACCAGGACCACACAGACCCAGCAGTCACAGATGGAGAAGTTCAAGAAGCTGTCTGAAGACGTCAAGAAAAAGTCGGACGGTCTTGAGCAGCAGCTGGCTTCACTCAGGAAG GAACTGGAGACTCTGAAACGTCAACAGAAGCAGGCAGACACAAACCACGGCGCCACAGAGGTGCGACTGAACAGGGCTCTGGAGGAGGCTGAGAAATACAAACTGCAGCTACAGAAAGCAAAGTCATCATCTAAG GACGTGACAGAGCAGGAGCGGAGGAGAGTGGAACAGCTGCAGCAGGAGAACAAACGGCTGGAGAAACAGAAAAACGAGCTGATGGCAGGCTTCAAAAAACAGCTCAAGCTCATCGACATACTCAAACGGCAGAAG ATGCATGTTGAAGCTGCCAAAATGCTGAGCTTCACAGAGGAAGAGTTCGTCAAGGCTCTTGAATGGGGAAACTAG
- the LOC136438765 gene encoding testis-expressed protein 9-like isoform X2 produces the protein MSSSRAGSRTNMNKRPPSSKDNNSRPGTAKSSSDLLSKEEEYLRLNAELEARTATLVQEAEEVLRGQNSLLSRVSTIDLDDDLENYGREASPDPVHASIEPQEEQVVRPKVRPTSNHTKQRNKSRASRPRSKAELAAEDVAVPDEVSDFSLTETITKLEGEVESGRTLNDMDDVLPSAAQEMGAEAQIRFLKAKLRVMQEEVDRLGHECTKRGDENSTLVTRIKDLEEERGRLTRTTQTQQSQMEKFKKLSEDVKKKSDGLEQQLASLRKELETLKRQQKQADTNHGATEVRLNRALEEAEKYKLQLQKAKSSSKDVTEQERRRVEQLQQENKRLEKQKNELMAGFKKQLKLIDILKRQKMHVEAAKMLSFTEEEFVKALEWGN, from the exons ATGAGTTCCAGTCGTGCAGGGAGTAGAACGAACATGAACAAGAGACCGCCGTCGAGCAAGGACAACAACTCTAGACCTGGGACAGCTAAG TCATCCAGTGACCTCCTGAGTAAGGAAGAGGAGTATCTTCGCCTGAACGCGGAGCTGGAGGCGCGGACGGCCACGTTGGTCCAGGAGGCGGAGGAGGTCCTGCGGGGACAGAACAGTCTGCTGTCCAGGGTCTCCACTATCGACCTGGACGACGACTTAGAAAACTATGG GAGAGAAGCCTCTCCAGACCCTGTGCATGCAAGTATAGAGCCTCAAGAGGAGCAAGTGGTCAGACCTAAAGTCAGACCAACATCCAACCACACCAAACAGAGGAACAAGTCAAGAGCCTCCAG ACCCAGGTCCAAAGCAGAGCTAGCAGCCGAGGATGTAGCAGTGCCTGATGAGGTGTCAGACTTCTCCCTCACAGAGACCATCACTAAACTGGAGGGTGAGGTGGAGTCAGGGAGAACCCTGAACGACATGGACGATGTTCTACCTTCAGCTGCACAGGAGATGGGGGCAG AGGCCCAGATAAGGTTCCTGAAAGCCAAGCTGCGTGTGATGCAGGAGGAAGTGGACAGACTGGGACATGAATGCACCAAGAGGGGAGACGAGAACTCTACACTGGTCACCAGAATCAAAG ACCTTGAAGAGGAACGTGGTCGTCTGACCAGGACCACACAGACCCAGCAGTCACAGATGGAGAAGTTCAAGAAGCTGTCTGAAGACGTCAAGAAAAAGTCGGACGGTCTTGAGCAGCAGCTGGCTTCACTCAGGAAG GAACTGGAGACTCTGAAACGTCAACAGAAGCAGGCAGACACAAACCACGGCGCCACAGAGGTGCGACTGAACAGGGCTCTGGAGGAGGCTGAGAAATACAAACTGCAGCTACAGAAAGCAAAGTCATCATCTAAG GACGTGACAGAGCAGGAGCGGAGGAGAGTGGAACAGCTGCAGCAGGAGAACAAACGGCTGGAGAAACAGAAAAACGAGCTGATGGCAGGCTTCAAAAAACAGCTCAAGCTCATCGACATACTCAAACGGCAGAAG ATGCATGTTGAAGCTGCCAAAATGCTGAGCTTCACAGAGGAAGAGTTCGTCAAGGCTCTTGAATGGGGAAACTAG
- the LOC136438330 gene encoding uncharacterized protein, whose protein sequence is MKAHLSPHPPLWWFRYVDDTHTKLKKAHAQEFIDHLNSLDPDIKFTSEKEQDRTLPFLDTLTTIQDDGSLRLSIYRKPTHTDQYLNFRSNHPLEHKLGVVKTLLHRADTIITDPHDRETEKQHIKQALKDCGYPKWAIDKATAPKPPQQNNRNPGTRERDKGRITLPYIKTVSEPLRRIFASHGISTSFKPTNTLRQLLVAPKDKTPREEKCGVVYHIPCVVDNTPTHQEEKDFSTDL, encoded by the exons atgaaagctcatctgt CTCCGCACCCTCCCCTCTGGTGGTTCCGGTACGTCGACGACACCCACACCAAACTCAAGAAAGCCCACGCACAGGAATTCATAGACCATCTCAACTCTCTGGACCCCGACATCAAATTCACATCGGAGAAAGAACAGGACAGAACCCTCCCCTTCCTCGACACTCTCACCACGATCCAAGACGACGGCTCATTACGTCTGAGCATCTACCGGAAACCCACTCACACAGACCAATACCTCAACTTCAGATCCAACCATCCTCTTGAACACAAACTTGGGGTCGTGAAGACGTTACTCCACAGAGCTGACACGATCATAACGGATCCAcacgacagagagacagagaaacaacACATCAAACAGGCACTGAAGGACTGCGGGTACCCTAAGTGGGCCATTGACAAGGCAACCGCACCAAAGCCccctcaacagaacaacaggaaCCCGGGGACGAGAGAGAGGGACAAAGGACGCATCACCCTTCCGTACATCAAGACCGTCTCAGAACCCCTGCGcagaatatttgcttcacacgGGATCTCCACCAGCTTCAAACCTACGAACACACtgcgacagcttctcgtggcgccgaaggacaaaaccccaagagaagagaagtgcggtgtagtgtaccacattccgt